From the genome of Streptomyces xanthophaeus:
TGGAGGAGCACCGCGACGCCTGGGACCGGCCACTGCGCGAGTCCATCGCGCTGCACAAGGAGCGGCTCGGAGAGTGGGAACAACCCACTCTCGCCGGTGAGCACACCAAGAAGCGGCTCACCGACCTCGCCGACGACCTGCTGACCACCGGACAGCGCCCCATGCTGCGCGTCCTCGCAGTCCTGCTTCCCGACCCCGACGCCCCACCCGCTGCGCCCGCGTCCCCGTCCGCCGCGCCCGCCGCACTGTGAGAAGAGCCCTGTCATGACGTACGACTCCCTCGTCAACCGCGGCGACTACTTCTCCGCCCACTACCTCGCCGAAGTACTGCCCAAGGACCTCAAGTCGGGCCTGCTCCAGACCTGGAAGGAGCGGGAGGAAGCCGCCAAGCCGCCGGCAGACTCGGCACCGGAAGCAGCCTCTGACGAACTGGGCACGGTCCGGGAGCCGAAGGCCGTGGCGCTCCCCGTCACTCCGCGCGCGGGACTGCGCGCCCTGCGCCGCGACTACTTCCGGGCACGGTCCTTCTTCGCCCTCCCCGAGGACGCCGACGGCACCACCGCCGCGCCCGACACCGAGGACGACTCGGTGACGTACGCCGCCCCCGCCTGGCGGGAGCGGGTGCTGGCCCTGAACTCCGACGTGCTCCGCTCCCTCGGCTACGACGCCAAGCCGCGCACCATCACCGTGGAACGGGCCCGCCAGACCTACGAGATCCCGGTCGCGCACGCCGAGAAGGGTCTGGTCGCGGTCAACTGCGGCTGGGCGGCCGAGCCCGACGCGGCCCTGGACCCCGAAGGCCCGGGCCGGCTCCTGGATCCGGTACCCCTCGACGGCTCGAACACCCTGGCCACCGGTTCGAAGCTGGCCTCGTTCCTGTTCGCCTGCGAGGACGCGCCGCGCTACGTCCTGCTGCTCGTCGGCGGCGTCATCGTCCTCGCCGACCGCGCCGTCTGGGGCGAGGGCCGCTACCTGGCGGTCTCTCTCGACACCGCCCTTCAGCGCAACGACAGCCGTGCCGGCGGCGAACTCGACACGGTCGCAGCGCTGTTCGGCGCGGACTCGCTGCGCACACCGGAGGAGGGCGGCGAGAACCCCCTCGCCGAGCTCGTCGGCAAGTCCACCAAGCACGCGGTGGGCGTCTCCAGCGAACTCCGCGACGGCCTGCGCACGAGCGTAGAATTGATCGCCAACGAGGTGCTGGAGCGCCTGCGCGAGCAGGGTGTGCGCCCTGAGGACATCGGCGAACTCCCCGAGCTCGGAAAGCAGCTGACCCGCGAGTCGCTGCGCTACCTGTACCGCATCCTGTTCCTTTTGTACGCGGAGGCCCGCCCGGAGCTGGGCATCCTGCCCTCCGACTATCCCGAGTACCAGCTGGGCTACGGCCTCGGGCGGCTCGGCGAACTCGTGGCCGAGCGGGACCTCATCGACGAGAAGTCCCGCAAGGGCTTCTACCTGTACGAGTCCCTGGACCTGCTGTTCCGCAAAGTCCAGGACGGCTACCGGCCGCGTCGCACGCACGGGGATGCGGCCGAGGCCACCGTTGTGGAGGCGAAGACCAGCGAGGACCTCGGTCTGCGCTTCGAACCCCTGCACTCCAAGCTCTTCGAGCGCGAATCGATCCGGCTGATCGGCGCGGACACCGTCCCCGACCCGCGCCATGACGCGGACGAAGCCCTCGCCCGGGGCGAGTCTGTCCGCTACCTCGACACCCGGCTGCGCAATGCCACGCTGTACGCGGTCTTGCACAAGCTCATGCTCACCAAGGGCAAGAAGGGAGAGCGGGGCGGCTTCATCTCGTACGCACAGCTGGGCATCAACCAGCTGGGCGCGGTGTACGAGGGTCTGATGTCCTACACCGGCTTCATCGCGGACGAGGAGCTGTATGAGGTCGCCAAGGCCGGCGACCCGAAGGACGGCTCCTGGCTGGTCCCGAAGTCGAAGACCCCCGAGTACCACGACTCGGTCTTCGTCAAGCAGCCGGACAAGGACACCGGTGAGGAACTGCGGGTGCGTCACGACCCGGGTTCCTTCGTGTACCGCCTCTCGGGCCGCGACCGGCAGACCTCGGCGTCCTACTACACCCCGGAATCGCTGACGAAGGTCACCGTCCAGCTGGCGCTCCAGCACCGCTTGGACCAGGACGGCACCATCACCGAGGCCCGCGAGCTCCTGGACTGGAAGATCTGCGAGCCGGCCCTCGGCTCGGGCGCATTCCTGAACGAGGCGATCAACCAGGTTGCGGCCGAGTACCTGCGCCGCAGGCAGCAGGAACTGGGCCGGGCCATCGACACGGAGCAGTACGCGGTCGAGCTCCAGAAGGCCAAGGCGTATATCGCCCTGCACAACTCGTACGGCGTGGACCTCAACGAGACGGCGGTCGAACTGGCCGAGGTATCGCTGTGGCTCAACACCATGCACCCGGGCATGGAGGCCCCCTGGTTCGGCCTGCACCTGCGCCGCGGCAACTCGCTCATCGGCGGCCGGCGTGAGGTGTACCCGGCCGAGCGCCTGAAGAAGGGCGGCTGGCTGGGCACGACCCCGGAGCGCTACCCGTTGGTGGACGCGCAGGCGGGGACGCCGCTGCCCGAGGGCGCGGTGCATCACTTCCTGCTTCCGGCGAAGGAATGGGGCGCGGTCGCGGCCGAGAAGGAGGCGAAGGCGCTCGCGCCGGAGGCGGCGAAGGCGCTGGCCGCTTGGCGCAAGGCGATCACGAAGTCCCCGACCACGAAGCAGACCGCGCGTCTTCAGGGCCTGGCCCGGCGGGCCGAGTACCTATGGGACTTGGTGGTGCAGCGGCTGACGATCTCCGAGCGGGAGATCTCCCGCCGCATCGATGTGTGGGGTGCGGACGAAGACTGGCTGCGCTCGCCGAAGGAAACAGTACCGAGGGAGAAGGTCCTGGGGGACCTTGTGGCGGTGGACACGCCGTACTGGCGGCTGAAGCAGGTCATGGACGCGTGGTGCGCGCTGTGGTTCTGGCCGGTTCAGGAGGTGGGGCTGCTTGACGGGTCAGACGGACGCTACGCACGCCCGGAGGACGTCGTCAGGCATGGTACCGAGGTCGCTGACGCCAACGAGGTGATCCGTACGTACGAGGAGATGGACCTCCTCGGCAAGGTCACGGTCAAGGAGGTCAAGCGCGGCGACATCGACAAGCGCAGGAAGGGCACTCGCAAGAGCGAGCAGGCCTTCACCGAGCAGCGCCGCGACGTGATCCCGCTCGCGGAGCTCGAAGACTGGCTGGACTTCGCGGAGGCCCTGCTCGGCACGCATGACGTGCCTGAGAAGTCGCTGGTCGCGTCGTTCGACTCGCTCGACTCGCTCGAGCGGTATGAAAACGACCTGCCCGAGTGGATGGGTATGGACCGCTTCCAGTGGCTGCAGACCCGGTTCCCGTGGACGGCGATTGCAAAGGACGTAGCCAAGGCGCAGGGTTTCTTCCACTGGGATCTAGAGTACGCCCAGGTCTTCACGCAGGGCGGATTCGACTTGCAGGTAGGCAACCCGCCGTGGGTTAGGCCACAGTGGCGTGAGGACCTGGTCCTGGCTGAGCTGGAACCCTGGTTTGTGATGGCGGAAGATCCGAGCGCGGTGGAGTGGCGCCTGCGCAAGCAAGACGTGCTGGCCACCCGTGCGGACGGCCCAGGCTTTCTCCTCGCCGAACTGGCCGCCCATGCGGGGGCCGTCGCCACACTGGGCAGCCCGACCATGTATCCGCTCCTGATTGGTACCCAGGGCGATCTCTACCGAGCCTTCATGGCTCAGGTATGGCAGCACATCGCACTGCATGGCAGCGCAGGCATGATTCACCCGGACACGCACTTCGGCGGTGTACGCGAGGGCGCCATCCGGGCCGCCAGTTATCGCCATCTCCGGGTGCACGCACATTTCGTCAACTCTGCGAACTGGGCCTTCGAAGATCTTTCCCGTTCACAGGAATTCGGGATGCATATCTATGGCACGTCGCAGGAGCCCAACTTCCTGCACGTCAGCCAGCTGCGCGACGCCGAGGCTCTGCCCGACTCGCTGATCCACGACGGACGAGGTGCCACACCGGGCATCAAGCACAACGGCTCATGGGATATCCGGCCGCACCGCGAGCGCGTCGTACATGTCGACATGGCTTTGCTGGCCAGTTGGCATGCACTGACAGGCTCGACGGGTGGATCGGCACAGACCCCTTTGCTGTACCCCGTCCTCGTTGGCGAGCAAGGGGCGATCGAGGCACTGGCTGCCTATGGCAATGTCTTGGCCGATTACAGTCCGATGATCTCAAGCGGATACCACGAAACCGGCGCCAAGAAGGACGGGCTGATCCGCTGGGGCAACGAGACCGTCCTCGAGCTCTCGGATGTCATCCTTCAAGGGCCGCACTTTTCGTGCGCGCTCCCCTTGTCGAATGAGCCGATGATTCCCTGCCGAAACCAAAGGCACTGGGCTGCGCTCGCTCCGACAGAGCTTCCCGAGGCGCACGTCCCCGTGACCAACTATGTGCGGGCCACCGACAACGCGACGTACGTTGCGGCCCAGGACTCCTGGCTCGAAGAGCCGTACACAACTTACTACCGGCTCGCCTGGCGAGTCATGGTCCCCTTCAATACCAGCCGCAGCCTGCAGGCCGCCCTCGTCCCTCCCGGCCCTGCACACGTTGACGCCGTGAACTCCATGGCCCTGGCGGATAACCGTCTGACCGTCCTCAACGCTGGCTTCTGGGCAACCCTCCTGCTCGACTACCTCCTTCGCATTACCGGCCGGTCCCACCTCCGGGTCGCAGAGGCTCGAAAGATGCCCGCTCCCGAGCTCAAGCACCCCCTCGCCCCCGCTCTGCTCCTTCGCACTCTCCGACTGAACGCCCTGACCACCCACTACGCCCCGCTGTGGGAGGAACTGTTCGACCCCCGCTGGGCGGGCTACGAGGACTGGGCCAACCCCGACTGGCCACATGTGCAACCCCTTGCCGCGGACCTCAAGCCAACCTGGGAGTACAGCACACCGCTCCGCACTGAATGCGAGCGACGTGCGGCGCTCGTCGAGCTCGACGCCCTCGTGTCTGTCTGGCTCGGCATTACCGCCGACCAGCTCACCGCGATCTTCAAGTCCCGCTACCCGCAGCTGTACGACTACGAGACGGCGACCTACTTCGACGCAAACGGCCGCAAGATCGCGGGCGACTTCAACACGTTCGGCCACGGCCAGACCAAACAGGACTACCTCGACCTACTCGCCCACCTGGAAGACCCCGCCGCCACTCCGCCTCCCGCCGGCTACGTCGCCCCCTTCTACAAGGCCAACCGCGAGGCTGAGATGCGGGCGGCGCATGCGCACTTCCAGGCACGGCTGGATACGGAGATCGCTGCAGGCCGGTGGACGCCTCCGGCCAGCAAAGCGGCGGCGACGTGAGCCAGCAGCGACTGCTGACGTAGCGGTAGGGAGGGGGCTGCCTCGGACATCAAAGTGTCCGAGGCAGCCCCCTTGACTGCTATGGGCACTTCCTACTGAGTCGCGAGTCCTACGAACGCGGTCCACGCTGACGCTCCGACCACGAGACCGGGGCGGGTCACGTCCTTGGAGTCGCGCACGTGGATGGCACGGTGGCATGTGGCCATCTCAAGGCACTGGCCTCCGTCCCCGACGCTGTGGCTTGACTTCCACCATGCCATGGCGACCTCGACGCATTCCCCGCCCGAGCCGGTGCTGTAGCTGCTCTTGAACCACGCCAACTGAGTGACGACTCCGGCGGACTGTTCGGCGTTCATGACTCTCCCAGCAACTTCTCGACGAAGATCAGCGATGCGCGCGGAGTAAGCGCCTGAGCCCTGAGGATGCCGTACTGCTCTTCCAACTCCCGAACCGGCTTGCGGTCGGTGTGTAGACGGCTGTCCTTGTACCCCTCCACGTAGGCGATCCTCCGCCCATCGCGTGTCTCGATCAAGGTGAAAGGGCCTTCCAGACCAGCATGCTCCTCCACATCAGTGGGCATCACCTGGATTTCGACGTTACGGTGCTGGCCGAGCAGCATGACCTGTTCAAGCTGCCCGCGCATAACGCCCCGCCCACCCAGCGGACGCCGCAGGACCGACTCCTCGATGATGAAGCTGATCGTCGGCAGGGGCACGTGCACGAAGATCTCCTGCCTGGCCAGACGTGCAGCCACACGTTGCTCAACGGTCCCGTCCGGCAGCAGGGGACGCGACATGGTGAACACCGCGCGAGCGTAGTCTTCCGTCTGTAGAACACCAGGCACGGCCTTCGTCGCGTACACGTGCAGCTCTACCGCCTGCGTCTCCAACCTAGCCGCGTCGCGGAAGAACGCCGGGAACTGTGCCCGTTCGACCTCCTCCTTCATTTCCTTCAGGACACCGCCCGCGTCCAGCAGTTCATCCGCCTGGTCGATGACCTCCGGCGGCGGAACCCGGCGCCCCTGTTCGTACGCGGCGATGGTGGAGACCGAGTAGCCCAGCCGTTCGCCGAACTCGGTGCGTTCCAGGCCGGCCCGCACGCGGAAGCGTTTGAGCTGGCGGCCGAAGGCCCGCAGCACCCCCGCCCCTGAGTCAGGCTCAGCCCCTGGGTCCCCATCAGCCGATTGCGTCGGTTCGCTCATGCCCGGCATCACCTCCATCGGCCAACGCCGCTCCGCGTCCGCCGTCACGCTCCGCCCCGCATACACGTGCAGACCGATCGCCTACCGCTACCCGCTGTAAGCGCATCGCCCCTTTCAACGGTAGGGGCGTGGCGGAAGCGTGGACCCCGTGAACAGCGAAACTTCCCCCGCACCAGAATCCGTTGAGTTCTCAATGCGCTTCACCTCCTCACCCCGCGGCGCGCGCCTCGCCCGTCGGCTCGTATCCCACCGGCTCGACACCTGGGGCCACCCCTATACCTCCCCCGCCAACGAGACCCTGACGCTGATCGCCGCCGAGCTCACCGCCAACGCCGTGCGCCACGGCCACGTCGCCGGACGGGACTTCCACCTCCGCCTGACCCGAGCCGCCGACACCCTGCGCATCGAAGTGACCGACACCCGCACCGAGCGCCTGCCGCTGCTCTCCCACCGCGAGCCGCCCGGTGACGCCGAGTCGGGGCGCGGGCTACTCGTCGTGGCCCGGCTCGCAAGCCGTTGGGCGATCTCACCGCGCACCAACGCTCCCGGTAAGACGGTATGGGCAGAGCTGTGCGTTTCACGCCATTGACCAGCAGGTTTCGGCTATGCGCTGGGTCGTCCCACCCAACCCCCGATAGCCTCGTCGATCCGTGTGTCCGCCGCACGGGGAACCAAGGGGGACAGTGAACGTGAGCGCCATCCACGCGGGCCCGGCCGGCTACCGCATCTCCATCGTCGACGAGGACCCGCTCCGCGCCCGGCGCGAAGCACGCGAGCTGCTCACCGCCCTCGCCGACACCGATCCGCAGGCCGCCCTCGACAACCCCCGTCCGCAGGCAGCAGAAGACGACCTCCCCATCCCCAAGGGCGGGCCGGTCACCGACCTGATCAGCCTGGTGTTCGGCGGCGGCTCCATGGTCGCCGCCGGCGTCCAGGTCTGGCTGGCCCGCGTGCCCCAGCGCACCATCATCGTCACCCGGCCCGACGGGGCCACGCTGAGCATCTCCGGCAAGCAGGCCCGGGCCGACGACGCCCAGATCGAGCGGTTCCTCTCCGGCGGCTCAGAGAGCAGCGGCGAGGACGGACCGGCCGCGGAGTGAGTGACAACGACCGGTACGCCATGCTCATCGGCGTATCCACGTACGACAGCGACCGCTACCACGATCTCCCGCCCGTCCGGGCCGACCTGCACTACATGCAGGCGGTGCTGGAGAGCACCGAGATCGGCATGTACAACGACTGCGCGATGGTCCCCGAACCGACGCGCGCCGAGATGCTGCACGCCATCGAGGAGTTCTTAGAGGCTCGGCAGCCCAGCGAGACAGCCCTGCTCTACTTCAGCGGCCACGGCGAGTTCTGCGAGGCCGACGGCCAGCTGTACTTCCTCACCCGGGACGCCGACCCGGACGACCTGCCGGGCACCGCCGTGCCCGCCGAGTTCTTGGAACGGATGCTCCAGTCCTGCCGGGCCTCCTCGAAGGTCGTACTGCTGGACTGCTGCTCCAGCGGCTCGGTCGTCCAGGGGTGGACCGCCAAAGGCGCGTCCGACACAAATGATCGCCCTGCGCCCAGCACCCTGCTTCGGCCGACCGGCGTGTACTTCATCACCGCGTCCGATGCCCTCCAGACCGCCTCCGCCATGGCGCCGGCCGGGTCCACCCTCGGCACCTCCCGGTTCACCGGCGAGATCGTGGAGGGCCTGCGCTCCGGGCGGATCAAGGACAGCGGCTGGATCACTCCGGACGACCTCTTCGAGTACCTGACCTCGCAGATGGTTCGCAACGGCGTACCCCAGGAGCAGCGGCCGACCAAGTCCACGATCCGGGCGACGAACTCCCTGCCGCTTGCCCGCTCCGTGGCGCGATCCGTGAACCTCCCCGCCCCGCCCCGCGACGCCGCCGGCCAGGCCGCCCAGGCCTCCCCCGCGCTGCTGAAGGCACGTACGCTGGCCAGGCTCGATGCCAGCGAGGGCGTCGACTGGCAGCGGCTGCTGCGCTACTACGTGCACTGCCTGGGCGCGCAGGCCGCGTCGGGCATGCTGCCGGACCGGGACAGCGGGCGGGGCTCCGCGTACTTCCTGCTGGGCCAGGGCTCCGAGACCATCCAGTCCGGGCTGGGGACCGCCCTGCCCGCTCCCTCCCAACTCCCGAAACCGAAGAGCAGGGGTGCCCAGGCGGATGGCGCCGGGCTGCAGGAGTACTGGTACGGCTATCCGGCCATCACCCTCCCCGAGCGCGGCGGGGACGGCCGGCGGCGGACCGCGGTACAGATCGCGCCGTTGCTGATCCAGTCGATGGAGCTCGCCCCCGACGAGGAAGGCCGCGACAGGCTCCGCCCGAGCGGGGTGCCCTCCCTGCACACGGGGCTGATCACGGAACTGCTGGACGACGACGCAGCCGCCGACCTCCTCGCCCGATGGCAGCCGACCTGGCAAGAGGGCAACGGTACGCAGATGGTGAAGGCCATCCGGGAACTCCTGACGGAGCTCGGCGTTCCGGAGTTGGAGCCCTTCGACCTGTCGGCGCTCAGCGAGCGGTCCGTGATGGACTCGCTGCGGCCAGGTGCGCACAACGCCGCCGTCCTCCTCGCGCCCTCTGGCGTGGAGCGAGTCGCGACGGAGGCCCTCGTGGACAACCTGCTCCAGATCTCCACGCGGACCGGGCAGATTCCCGGCACCGCGCTGGACGCGCTCCTGACGGGCGGCAGCGACGGGGACACGAGCCGCGAAGCGCCCTTCGTCGTCGCCCCGGGGCCCTGCAATGAGAGCCAGGAGCTGGTGATCTCGTCGGCGATGACCCGCCCGCTGACCGTCGCCACCGGGCCACCCGGTACCGGAAAGAGCGAGGTCGTGACCGCCGTGGTCGCGACCGCTGTCGCCGCGGGTCAGTCCGTGCTGGTCGCGTCCACGAACAACGAGGCCGTGAACGTCGTGGCCGAGCGCTGTGACGCGATCTCGCCGGGGCTGCTCATGCGGACCGGCAATGCGGCGGCGCTGGAGCGCGAGGCCGCGAAGCTGGAGCAGCTGCTCGCCCAGCCCATCGAGGCCCCGGGGCGAGGGTCGGCGACCGTGGCGGGTGAGCTGCGCAACCGGCACTCCCGGTCGGCCGCGCACCGGACGGAGGCGGCACGGCTGGTCGGTGCCGAGATGCGCCTGCTGGAGCTGCTGCGGCAGCGCGCCCGGCAGGCGGACGAGCTCGGACTGCCGGTGGAGCTGCTGGTAGCAGCATGGGCCGACACCGAGGTCACGACGCTCGCGCGTTGGGAGGAGCGGGCCCGGAAAGCCGCCGGCGCCGGATGGCTCACCCTCGGCCGATGGCGTAGAGGGCGAGCCCTTTCCGCGTTCGTTGCCGCGTCCGGTGCGGCTCCCGCCGACGCCTGGCCGTCCTGGGCCTCGGCCCGGCCGGCTCCGCCCGAGCTCCTCCTCGCCCTGGCGGCGGCCGTGTCCGTGGAAAGCACACTGCGGGAGCTCGTACCTCAGCTCCTCGGCCGGGACGAGGAAGAGCTGAAGCAAGCCCGGCTGGAGAGCGCGGCGGGATTGTCGGAGGCGTCGGGTGAGCTCGCCCGGGCCGTGGCGAGCGAGGCCATGGTCCGAGGCCGTTCGCTCATGGGCCAGCGGCTCCAGGCACTGCGCCAGCGTTCGGGCTTCCAGAAGAGCCAGCGCAACCTGATGGCGCACCTCAGGGGGTGGGCCATCAGCACCCACTCGGTACGCCAGCTGGAACTCGTCCCCAAGCTCTTCGACCTGGTGGTGATCGACGAGGCAAGCCAGTGCTCGATTCCGTCGGTGCTGCCCCTGCTGTTCCGGGCCAAGCGGGCGCTGATCATCGGCGATCCCATGCAGCTCGGGCACATTCCCGGCATCACCGCACAGCAGGAACGGCAGGCACACGTGCGGGCCGGGCTGAGTGCGGCCCAGCTGGAGGACCACCGGCTCGCCTACCACGTGTACGCCTCGTACCACGCGGCCGCACAGCACGGTGAGGCGGCGCTGCTGCTCGACGAGCACTACCGCTGCCATCCCGCGATCGCGGACATCGTCAACGGCTACTGCTATGCGGGCCAGTTGCAGGTGCTCACCGATGTCCGGAGCCAGGTCCCGGCGGCCGATCCTTTCGGCACTGCCGATCCGGCACCGGCGCTGGGCTGGGTGGACGTGCCGCACGGCGAGTCCGCGCGCGGCGGCGGTGGCCAGTCCTGGCGCAACACGGCAGAGGCAGAGCAGGTACGGAACACGGTGGACGAACTGCTGGCGCGACTGCCCGAGCATGCCACGGTCGGGGTGGTGACTCCCTTCCGGGCACAGAAGGAGGTGCTGGCCCGCGTCTGGGCGGACGACGACCGGGTCCGGGTGGGCACCGTGCACGCCTTCCAGGGCGGACAGCGCGACGTCATGGTCCTGAGCCCGGTGGCCACCGGCAACACTCCGCCCCGTACGACGCACTGGGTGGCGAGCCAGGTCAACCTGTGGAATGTCGCCGTCACCCGGGCGAAGTCTCAGCTGATCACCGTCGGCAGCCACGGGTTCTGGCAGGGGCAGGCAGGACTCCCCGCACTGCTCGCGGAGCGGTCGGCGGTACTGCGTGCGGGGTCGTACGCCTACCAGGACCCGGCCGTCAGGGCGAACACGGCCTCCGGGTTCCGTGAAGAACTGGCCGACCGGCTCCAGGAGTACCTGGACGCATGCGGCATCACCGATCTGGAGCGGGCGGCGGTCATCGGCGGGCACACCGTGGACCTGCTGTTCACGGTGGACGGGGCGAACACAGCGGTCGTGATCGACCCCGGCCCCCAGCACGACCAGGATCCGGCGCGCCATCTGCGGCTGCACCACGCGCGCGGTGACCTGCTGGCAGGGCTGCCGTCCGGCGGTGCGGGGGCGAAGGCCGGGCCGGTGACGCGGACGATCCGGATCCCGGCATGGCGGATTCTGGCAGGCGACTCGGCGCTGGAGCCGCTGTTCGCCTGAGTCACGCCCCCAGGCTCCGGACGATGTACGTCATGTGCTGGACGTTGCCGACACGGAGCCACACCGCGGCGTTCCCGGTGCCGGCCGAGCCGTGGCCGCGCGCGCAGTCCCGCAGCCAGCTCTCACCCGCGCTGGCCGTGGCACCTCGGAAGTCCGGCAGTTCGAGGAGCTGCCGGGCTGCCGCCCGGTTGACGGCGGTCCGGTCCTCGCCCCGGGCCAGCACCTTGGCGAGGACGAAGGACTCCTCGGTGGTGTAGCGGAGCACTCCCCATGCCGGGCCGCCTCGTCCGGACGACGGCTCGCGACCGATCATCCGGGCGGGCTGGATGCCGTAGTCGCCGTAGCTGAGCCAG
Proteins encoded in this window:
- a CDS encoding class I SAM-dependent DNA methyltransferase, whose product is MTYDSLVNRGDYFSAHYLAEVLPKDLKSGLLQTWKEREEAAKPPADSAPEAASDELGTVREPKAVALPVTPRAGLRALRRDYFRARSFFALPEDADGTTAAPDTEDDSVTYAAPAWRERVLALNSDVLRSLGYDAKPRTITVERARQTYEIPVAHAEKGLVAVNCGWAAEPDAALDPEGPGRLLDPVPLDGSNTLATGSKLASFLFACEDAPRYVLLLVGGVIVLADRAVWGEGRYLAVSLDTALQRNDSRAGGELDTVAALFGADSLRTPEEGGENPLAELVGKSTKHAVGVSSELRDGLRTSVELIANEVLERLREQGVRPEDIGELPELGKQLTRESLRYLYRILFLLYAEARPELGILPSDYPEYQLGYGLGRLGELVAERDLIDEKSRKGFYLYESLDLLFRKVQDGYRPRRTHGDAAEATVVEAKTSEDLGLRFEPLHSKLFERESIRLIGADTVPDPRHDADEALARGESVRYLDTRLRNATLYAVLHKLMLTKGKKGERGGFISYAQLGINQLGAVYEGLMSYTGFIADEELYEVAKAGDPKDGSWLVPKSKTPEYHDSVFVKQPDKDTGEELRVRHDPGSFVYRLSGRDRQTSASYYTPESLTKVTVQLALQHRLDQDGTITEARELLDWKICEPALGSGAFLNEAINQVAAEYLRRRQQELGRAIDTEQYAVELQKAKAYIALHNSYGVDLNETAVELAEVSLWLNTMHPGMEAPWFGLHLRRGNSLIGGRREVYPAERLKKGGWLGTTPERYPLVDAQAGTPLPEGAVHHFLLPAKEWGAVAAEKEAKALAPEAAKALAAWRKAITKSPTTKQTARLQGLARRAEYLWDLVVQRLTISEREISRRIDVWGADEDWLRSPKETVPREKVLGDLVAVDTPYWRLKQVMDAWCALWFWPVQEVGLLDGSDGRYARPEDVVRHGTEVADANEVIRTYEEMDLLGKVTVKEVKRGDIDKRRKGTRKSEQAFTEQRRDVIPLAELEDWLDFAEALLGTHDVPEKSLVASFDSLDSLERYENDLPEWMGMDRFQWLQTRFPWTAIAKDVAKAQGFFHWDLEYAQVFTQGGFDLQVGNPPWVRPQWREDLVLAELEPWFVMAEDPSAVEWRLRKQDVLATRADGPGFLLAELAAHAGAVATLGSPTMYPLLIGTQGDLYRAFMAQVWQHIALHGSAGMIHPDTHFGGVREGAIRAASYRHLRVHAHFVNSANWAFEDLSRSQEFGMHIYGTSQEPNFLHVSQLRDAEALPDSLIHDGRGATPGIKHNGSWDIRPHRERVVHVDMALLASWHALTGSTGGSAQTPLLYPVLVGEQGAIEALAAYGNVLADYSPMISSGYHETGAKKDGLIRWGNETVLELSDVILQGPHFSCALPLSNEPMIPCRNQRHWAALAPTELPEAHVPVTNYVRATDNATYVAAQDSWLEEPYTTYYRLAWRVMVPFNTSRSLQAALVPPGPAHVDAVNSMALADNRLTVLNAGFWATLLLDYLLRITGRSHLRVAEARKMPAPELKHPLAPALLLRTLRLNALTTHYAPLWEELFDPRWAGYEDWANPDWPHVQPLAADLKPTWEYSTPLRTECERRAALVELDALVSVWLGITADQLTAIFKSRYPQLYDYETATYFDANGRKIAGDFNTFGHGQTKQDYLDLLAHLEDPAATPPPAGYVAPFYKANREAEMRAAHAHFQARLDTEIAAGRWTPPASKAAAT
- a CDS encoding DUF397 domain-containing protein is translated as MNAEQSAGVVTQLAWFKSSYSTGSGGECVEVAMAWWKSSHSVGDGGQCLEMATCHRAIHVRDSKDVTRPGLVVGASAWTAFVGLATQ
- a CDS encoding caspase, EACC1-associated type, yielding MSDNDRYAMLIGVSTYDSDRYHDLPPVRADLHYMQAVLESTEIGMYNDCAMVPEPTRAEMLHAIEEFLEARQPSETALLYFSGHGEFCEADGQLYFLTRDADPDDLPGTAVPAEFLERMLQSCRASSKVVLLDCCSSGSVVQGWTAKGASDTNDRPAPSTLLRPTGVYFITASDALQTASAMAPAGSTLGTSRFTGEIVEGLRSGRIKDSGWITPDDLFEYLTSQMVRNGVPQEQRPTKSTIRATNSLPLARSVARSVNLPAPPRDAAGQAAQASPALLKARTLARLDASEGVDWQRLLRYYVHCLGAQAASGMLPDRDSGRGSAYFLLGQGSETIQSGLGTALPAPSQLPKPKSRGAQADGAGLQEYWYGYPAITLPERGGDGRRRTAVQIAPLLIQSMELAPDEEGRDRLRPSGVPSLHTGLITELLDDDAAADLLARWQPTWQEGNGTQMVKAIRELLTELGVPELEPFDLSALSERSVMDSLRPGAHNAAVLLAPSGVERVATEALVDNLLQISTRTGQIPGTALDALLTGGSDGDTSREAPFVVAPGPCNESQELVISSAMTRPLTVATGPPGTGKSEVVTAVVATAVAAGQSVLVASTNNEAVNVVAERCDAISPGLLMRTGNAAALEREAAKLEQLLAQPIEAPGRGSATVAGELRNRHSRSAAHRTEAARLVGAEMRLLELLRQRARQADELGLPVELLVAAWADTEVTTLARWEERARKAAGAGWLTLGRWRRGRALSAFVAASGAAPADAWPSWASARPAPPELLLALAAAVSVESTLRELVPQLLGRDEEELKQARLESAAGLSEASGELARAVASEAMVRGRSLMGQRLQALRQRSGFQKSQRNLMAHLRGWAISTHSVRQLELVPKLFDLVVIDEASQCSIPSVLPLLFRAKRALIIGDPMQLGHIPGITAQQERQAHVRAGLSAAQLEDHRLAYHVYASYHAAAQHGEAALLLDEHYRCHPAIADIVNGYCYAGQLQVLTDVRSQVPAADPFGTADPAPALGWVDVPHGESARGGGGQSWRNTAEAEQVRNTVDELLARLPEHATVGVVTPFRAQKEVLARVWADDDRVRVGTVHAFQGGQRDVMVLSPVATGNTPPRTTHWVASQVNLWNVAVTRAKSQLITVGSHGFWQGQAGLPALLAERSAVLRAGSYAYQDPAVRANTASGFREELADRLQEYLDACGITDLERAAVIGGHTVDLLFTVDGANTAVVIDPGPQHDQDPARHLRLHHARGDLLAGLPSGGAGAKAGPVTRTIRIPAWRILAGDSALEPLFA
- a CDS encoding helix-turn-helix domain-containing protein — protein: MSEPTQSADGDPGAEPDSGAGVLRAFGRQLKRFRVRAGLERTEFGERLGYSVSTIAAYEQGRRVPPPEVIDQADELLDAGGVLKEMKEEVERAQFPAFFRDAARLETQAVELHVYATKAVPGVLQTEDYARAVFTMSRPLLPDGTVEQRVAARLARQEIFVHVPLPTISFIIEESVLRRPLGGRGVMRGQLEQVMLLGQHRNVEIQVMPTDVEEHAGLEGPFTLIETRDGRRIAYVEGYKDSRLHTDRKPVRELEEQYGILRAQALTPRASLIFVEKLLGES
- a CDS encoding effector-associated constant component EACC1, yielding MSAIHAGPAGYRISIVDEDPLRARREARELLTALADTDPQAALDNPRPQAAEDDLPIPKGGPVTDLISLVFGGGSMVAAGVQVWLARVPQRTIIVTRPDGATLSISGKQARADDAQIERFLSGGSESSGEDGPAAE
- a CDS encoding ATP-binding protein, encoding MRFTSSPRGARLARRLVSHRLDTWGHPYTSPANETLTLIAAELTANAVRHGHVAGRDFHLRLTRAADTLRIEVTDTRTERLPLLSHREPPGDAESGRGLLVVARLASRWAISPRTNAPGKTVWAELCVSRH